The region attaatatactCACTCTCCCATATAATTTGAAGGGCCCTTTTCATGCAATATTATAATTTGCCTAATATAATACTTAGTACTATGTATTATTGGATGAGAGTGCGGGGAATCAGAGTTTTGAAAATTGAATATTGATCAAAGTCCATTCAGTTTAGAAGATGACAAAAGTGACaacattttttaattcaatataaAATATGCAAGTTGTATGTGACACATGTATCATTCTAATTCCCGAATATGATTAGTATTTGAAAATGAGTAAGTGGCGTGTGGACTCGGATGTACCTAATTACGAAGCTAAATCAAAGATTTGTGGGTCATTCTTTAAAATTACCATGTAGAGTTTTTAAATGGTCTTAATTTAGACCTCCTTTCTCTGCTTTGCATAGAAGAAAAAcccaaacaaaagaaaagaaaaaatgaaatgttTTAATTATGAAGAGAATTGAGAGAAATGAAATATGTTAAAGTAAATACTCTTCATATTCAAGAGTTTGTGCTGAACTCATTAGgcttaaatatttaattaatataaggTTTGCTATAATGTCTGAGTTCGACtgccttattttttttttttggataagcagtTCGACTGCCTTATGATCTTAAAGTGAATTaaaattgaacaaaaaaaaGATTGAGAGCTATGCAGGCCTCTTTTTTTGAACAAAAAGCTATGCTGGCCTCAAATTGAAAAGAGATCAAACAAAAGGAGTACTCTTTTTTGAAGATGAGCTTGGCCTCAATTCTAGCCCATGTTGGATCTTGTTAGATAGCTCCCATtcatcttttttctttctttttgacaaaaaaaaatcattttttctctcttttccccCCTTTTTGTTCACTTCTTTATCCAACTTTCTTCCCTCTATCACCTCTACTAGATTCATTTCAAACTATCTCTGTAAATTTTGATGGTACGATTGAGGCACTTGTTCTTGATTGACCTCCTTCATGGCAGCAGCTCCGACAAACTTAAGATTGCCGCAAAAATAGGGGGGAGTAGAGCAAAAACAAGTGAAATATTAGAAGAAAGAGAGTTAGATATATCTGTTTGCAgagatttttttcttatttccttttgttttttttttgtgtttaagTGGGCAAACATGTTATATTTTGCATGAACATTGTAGATCATTTCATATGAGGTTTATATTCTTTCCCTATTTGTTGGATGTAAGTGTCGTTTGACTGCCCTCATGACATTTATCTAATGAtccatttgaaaaagaaaacgGATATCTCTATTGGAAAGCTACATGACATGCATTCAAAATGAGCATGGTAGCATGTCATTTGTGAAATATAGTGAGTTGGAGTGATTTTATCCCTTTAACTAGCAGGCTTAGTTATTGAATTCAACCTTGACATACAATTAGTGGAAAAGAATGTaagaaaacaataaatcaataaCCTTGCTGCCAGCATCATATTAACGGAATCTGAAGTATGTTTTGGCCCCAGAAATTATACAAATGTGGCAGGAACATTAACAACAACAGTATGTATAGATTTGCACCGCATACCTTTATCAAAACCATAGTTTTAGTAGAAGCTAATAGCTTATTACTTTTACTAGAACCATGGTTCTTTAAATTCCCAACTGAAAACCATTTCTTAGCCCAACATGTTGCGAAAGACAGAATGCTATTCAGGTtcatttcttttcttcctctGCAGCATAGAGAGCTTTGATTTCTTCCACATCATCATAGCTACCAAGGAATATAGGGGATCGCTCGTGCAATTTCGTTGGAACTAAATCAAGTGCCTGTTGACATTGATCTATCATTTCATTGGCAAAGGATGCATGCATGTATAtacaatttaattaaaatcaaTAAGTAAAATGTTTAGATTCATTCAACATTAATGTTATGTTCCATCTTATTTCTAACATTTTTTCTTTCGATCATTATCATCTTTGTCTATTGCATAACTCATCattctctcatttttctcttttctcttcctaTTTTTCTTTGGGCACGGATGAAATTGGGGTGTGAATGTAGTCTTAAGTAAATTACCCGTTGCTTGCCGGTGATAGATTGTCCTCCTGCCTGTTCAAGCAAGAATGACATGGGGAAGACTTCATAGAGTACACTGCACCAAACAAAGTAAATCAGTAAAGTTCAGAAACCATAAACACTACTAGTATTATTGACTCCACCTTTGGAAGTGTTACAATTAATTTTCCACTCAcagtcatttttttttatgtttgggTGTTTCTATATACAATTGATTCTAGTTCCAAACTCTTAGCTTCAGCTTTTGAAATAATCAATTGTGAGATTTCACGATTAAATTTCAGAACACATGTATTCAAATATCAGGAATTCTAGTGGTAATAAATTCTGAGAATGCTAATTCTACACACAATAATTCTGATAACACTCATCTAAACACGCACGGTGTTAAGGTTGAACATGCTACTAAGGAGTAAGGAGAATAATGCAGAGTTGAACATGGCATACCGAAGTTTCCCATTTGGACTCTTTTTATCAGCCGGGTACAGAAAGACACCTCCATAAAGCAATGTGCGGTGAACATCAGCAACCATGCTGTTGATTTACAGAGATCACAGATTCAAATGTCAGAAATTGGAAATGACTTCGAAACTGGAAATACAACAATACATGTAATTTGTTGAAGGCGACAATACATTTGATTCAGCCATTCAGTAGCCACATTCTGATGCAATAGTTTATGATGATAATGCTAGGATACATGATTAAGAACAGCCCAATATTAGAGTTAATTGCTGCTCTGGATTATACTGGTCTTATTATCAACACTGATATTAACTTAATCATTCATTAGGTTGAATGATTGAGAATCCAATGTACCTTCCAATATATCTTAGCGACTTTGGTGATGAACCATCTGTTGGATACTTGCATTTCTCCACATACCTAAAGAAGCAATAAGGGAAATCAAAGAGTGTCAGAAGTTGCATTATAGAGCCAGAAACATTGAAACATCATTGGATTCACACATACTTGGCAGTAGGACCATCCCAGTTTTTAGCATTTCCTTCATTCACTGAATAGATCTTGCCTTTCTTTGGGATCTGAATGGTAACCACAGATCAAATACATTACATACTCAatccatatatcaaaatattCATTCAGTATCAAAAGATAGACAATATTAAATTGAGATAACAGTTAATCCAGCAAAAAAATACTTATGACTTTCTAAATAGAGATTATTCAAGGAGATCAAATCCTATCTATTTACTAAATTGGGTGAGATTTTAGTTTGAACAACAGGAAAATAATTTTGTAAGAGTTGAGTTTCCAGGCAAGAATTTACAGAGAGAACAATTTGCAATAGTGATCCATGACTGAGTAGACTAATACCTTGATGTCTGGGTGAGTTAGGATGAACTCTCCAAGGGAAGGATCAAGGGTGAAACCATTAACACCACTTCCTGTACTTATCACAAGCTGTAAAATATCCCACAGTAATAATTAGAAACAAAGAACGAAGTCAAAGAAACTTATGACAACTCCGGTTGTCTGCACTATGCGGAATGTCTTAAGAATCATTTTCCAAAAGGATATGGTGTACCATACCGTGCATGAGCTTCCATACATACAATAACCAGCTGCCAACATGTTCTTCCCAGGTTGCAACACATCTCCAATGGTTGGTTCCTGGTCTTTCACCATATAAATCCCAAAAATCTAGATGAAAAACAACATACTCAATATTAGCAGCTGCAGTATTCTACATAAATCAGGCGGTACAAAAATTTCAATGGAAAGAGAAAAGTTAGGCATGCTTTTCAGGAGAGATGGTGTAGGGGACCATACAGTGCCAATGGAAACCCCACAATCAATGTTAGAGGAACCATCCAGTGGGTCAAAAACAACACAGTACCTGCAAAATCAGAAAATTTCACACTATCTGATTAGACATAATAAACCAATGTTAATCAATGAGGAATTAAAACTAGAAAGCATTAGATAGATTAACAACTTTCCACGCTTAGAAGCCTCCACAAATGTTGCctcctcatcttcttcagaCACCAAGATGCTCTGGGAGAAGAGATCTCATCACCATCAGTAGAAGCCAATACACATATAATTAGACacagggttttaaattgcggtctACAACTGCAATTGTGGTTGCAAGTTGCAACTTGAAGGGATTTGAAGGCCGTACGGCATTGCGACTGCAATTGCGGCTATGTTAGCCCGCATTTGTCCGCAATTCAACTATGCAACCGCAgccgcaatttaaaaccttggTTGGACCTTGATTCAAGACACAAAATGATCACATACTGATGAGATTACTTACTGTTCTCCCACTGCTTACTAAAGCCTTGATAAAGACCTCATTGGAAAGGACATCCAGTTTCTTTTGCTCTTCACCCTTTATTCCATATAAGGAGCAAATGCAATAAAAATCAAGAATTTCATCAGTATACACCAACAGACTCTAGCCACAAACACCCAATTATATCTCATAATCTTATCTTGATTAAACTCTAGCAAATGACAAAAGTAGACACCAAAATAAGGGTGAAAAAGAGGAAATCAAATCATCATGCACTAATATTAGAATATATATACAAATGATCAGAAAACTGggatttataatatatttatccATCACTTACCTGAACATTTGTCTCTCCAGCAAGTCCAATAAGCTTAGCAAGACCAGCCTGCATAGTAGTACCAAGAATTTTTGAaacaaaattattcaattacATATGGGCATGCATGCATCACATGCTTTTTGTTAACATGACAGCATGTTTAAACTCAAAATCAATGAACAGAGTTGTCGTACGAGGAAAAACCTTGCTAACAGCAGAGCAAACAAATTTGCAACCAAGAACAATGTGACTGAGCAAGATGGAGAAATCACCGCGAGACTCAGGGTGCTTGGATTGCTCGTTCAATACAAACCGGGTAATGGTCATGAGATCAGTGCGATGAGCTTCCTCACTGTGATCCATGATTCTTAGTTTGAAATGAGAAAAATGGATATGGATTGATGAATATGGATATTTGAGAATGAAATAGGGAGATGGGGCTATCTGCGAGGAATGGAAGTTTCGGAGGACACGTGGATGGCGAATGAACAAGGATTGAGATCAGTGGTGGTTACGGCGGATAACGATTTTCGTCGTGTTGTTCTTCGTTTCTGGAACTGCTCTGTTTCGATCGTAAAACGTCAAATCAGTAGTATTCGAGGAAACACGCCAAGACCATGCACATTCGAGGAACAAGGTTACATGTGGTGGTCATGCACGTACGTGATGTATACACTCTTCATGTACATCTCTCGTAGTCTCGTTCCATTGGATAATCAATGCTCAGGATGCAGAGAGTTCAGAGATTGGATAGCGGTGATGCAAGTTgaggtttagttttttttttttttaggtaaatgttagtaaattagtttggATTGAACTCTTACCCTTTCACTATTTATTTCTTCGATCTTTCATATttcctagctcttaccactcaGGTAAATTCTCGAGAACAATAACCTCCTTAGAGGCGATGGTTGATTGGTCCTTTGTAGGGGGTTATTCTATTGATTCTCTAGAGGCTTTTTTGTTAGTTGCGTTGACCCTTCCCTCATTGGTCTTTTGGTAGGGGTTGCTTTGGGGTAAGGGGTCGGGTCGTTTTCCTATTTAAGGCTAGTTGTATAGTTCAGGCTTGAGGcttgcgtttttttttttttttttttttttgccgtTGTGCCCCTCTTTTTGTTGTTGGTTTGTGTATTCTTGACTATAATATCTtatatatcattttattttcggaaaaaaaaaacaattatggTCGAGTAGAAACACAAGTTGTGGTTAAGCGCTTTACACTCAATAGTTTTACTCAtgtttttaaagaaataaaaagttTGGGTGAGTTCGAAGTCTGATTACAACCATCACGGATCAGAAAGTGTCTCGTGTTATAGGTCACTTACTAAGATGTACTTATAGGTCATCCACCAACACATCTCAAACATCGACAGCGAGACTCGAACACATAATCTTTTGAGAGGAAGTGATTTGTCCTTACCAATTGAACTAAAATGTGTTGGTAATTTTACTCCGATGAAAGATTATTTGGAGCTCTCTAATTTTGTCCTGAGTATAAGTAACCCAAATTTATATGGACTGCTGTATTTCACATATGACTTGTAAATCACATCTActttttaattgtatttttataaataatgttTTTCTTATGATAGAAAGCATGGAAAATCTTAAGAGCTCATGGTCTTCGCAAGTATGAATAGTTGTGAGGTACTAACCTCTATTCATGTGTGTAGTTAGTTTTACTTGATGTTCTTGATCAATAATGGAAAATAATATATTTGTTCTTCAATAATGAAGAACCTCTTCTATTTCATTCTCTTTCCTCCTATGTTTTTTCTTTAGCGGTGGAAAATATAGAGgcaatttttttataggtaaagcTTTCAAGAGTTACATAGTTTCATACGAAGGGTCACGTCCATTCATATTAAGAGTCACATGTCTTTATTTAAGAGTCATGTCCCTTCACTTAAACGTCAAACAATAcatattttcatttaattatatattaagTCAATTATTTAGTACATCACGTGAGACATTTCCTACAATCTCAAGCCCATAAATTTGCTAACGAGCCACGTCGTCTTTGACGCTTGTAGTAACCACCAGACAAAGCACACTCCCTGGAGCCAACAACGCAGGAGAAACCAAGAGCGCGATCGCACCAAAGGTAAACTGCGCGCCATCAACTGCAACCAAATCTAGACATGTGGCCGGGGGCATCTAGTGGGGCTTGTGACCTTTCTTGGTCTATTTTTAGACGCCATCTCCTACGAGGAAGGAAGAAAAAATGACCATATTCCCTCTCTCAAAGATGCAACCATCCTCTAAGGGAATCGAACCAAATTCATCTTCCTCACATAACAATGCAAAAATGCTCCATCGAAGGCACAACAAAATGAATCTGAAACTGTCGAGAAGTAACCCCCGACCGAAGCATAAAAAATATACTCTTTAATACCAAGATAGATGTTGCACCAACCGACTAATTGCCCCTCGTATCAAAAAACGAAAAGCCTTTTCCATTTTTCCATAACTCAACATAGAACATTTCTTCTCCACTATCCTCCCTCTTCTTCAAGCCAACAACTAGGGGATGTCGCTTCTGAAAGTATCACAAAATTAAGGAAGCAAAGACCCTTCATACTACAGATCTCTTTGATAATGATCATTCGCCCCATCAACTGAGAAGCTCGCCACACACCGTCCCCTTTGACTTCCCAACCAAAAGCGTTTCGCGTCTCGCCTGGGAGTAGTAAAAGGAAACGACCCAAAAGAGCTCTGCTGCCATATTTGGGAAGACAAACTCAACACCTTCCTCAACATAATTTGAGGTCAGAAACTGCTCATATTCGCACACAAAGCCCTCTTCCGAGGGTACTTGCCGTCGAAACCGCCAAGGATGAGTCACCCGCTTTTGCCCCATTGAGAAAAATGACAGTCAAAACAACCTCCTCTGTAGACGAAAAACAGACGAACCCAAACCAAAATTTCCTCCTTGACTTGCAGTGACGTTGTACCAATTATTTTTGTGTTGTATCCATAACATCATAAATACACCTGATCTCTCATAAGAATATCATAGTTGAATGTGATCGAAAGAGTAACCTCTATGGAAATTCTCATTATCAACCCTTCAAACACTCACCAATAATGCATAAAATATAATGGAGTAACTGTTAATAAAATCAATATCATGAAATTGTTCTAAATTGTTCTAAGAAACTAttcttaaaaattaataaaaatatcttGGTAATTGTATCCTTTAAAAAAGCAATCTTGGTATTAATTCTAAAAAATATCATATGGTAGAAAGAAACCAATGAATCAGAATTTTCTTGTTTAAACATGCGAGCAGATTCGCTTTTCTTAACTggaaaatcagaagcacttttcAATACCTCCCCGTTAAAGGAAAGTATCGCCGTTCCTGCGTCACCAAACTCCAATTTCCCATAACCCCTTCTACTTTCCCTTAAATTACTCACTCCACCACTGCGCTGCCCCTTTAACTCAGGGACAGCACAGTCATTTTACAACCAACACCTCTACAAAGGTTCATCCTCATtcatcaccgccaccaccgtcgtGGCTTCACCTTCTGCTTCACAACCAACCAACCACCACCACACACACTCGCCGCCGCAATCACAATTCGATTCCAATTTTGCCCCTCCCGTTGCTCCAAATTCCGATTCGCCCAATTTCGCCGGAGATATTCAATTCGGAAACGGAGCCCTAGAGATTATTCACCTTTTAGGGTTCATTTTTGATTGAATCGGTAATGGCGGATCGAGGAGAGGAAGATGACTTGGAAATGGCGATTCGGATGAGCATGCAGGAGAACCCGACGCCGGAGCCGAAGCGGAGCAAGCCGAGGGAcgttgttgatggggttgtttcTGGGTCGCCGGAGGATTCGCCGGAGTATAAGACCAGGCGGCGGGAGCTCATGGCGGCGGCTGCTGAGAAGCGGATGGCTGCGACGACCTCTTGGGTTTCGCCTTCGCCGCCGCAATCGCCTGCGGGTAAAGGGGTGATAAAGGGTGCAGAAGCTGGGAAGACTGAGCAGGATTTGCGTTTGAAAGGTGGGGACTTGAGTAAGGTGCTGTCTGTGGATGAAGCTAATCAGTTGTTTGTTATGGTGTTTGGGAGTGAAGTCTCAAAAGGGATTCTTGCTCAATGGAGCAACCAGGGAATCAGGTACTTGTTTCTGCTTATTTTGGCTGAGTGGACAAGCTTGatgttagtttttatttttctttttgaatgtTGTAATGTTCATTCCTGCCTGTGCTAATAATGGAGTAGAAATTCTCCAGCTATGTGTTCCTTGTTTGTATGTGATTGGACACTGAGTTATTCTGGCTAGGACACAATGTACACTGAGTTATTCTGGCTTGGACACAATGTGCATTCATTGTAGATTTATGCAAATGCTGTTGTTTGATTGTTGAACCAGGATGTATGCATATattcctttttatttatttacagaTGAGTGAGCTCAGTTAGCATTGTTATTCATTCAATATTGTAATATCTTAGGGctttaaaagaaaagaaaacttggTTAGTATTGGTTAAAACTGCAAAGGTGAGCATCCATGTCATATGGGTCTTTTTTTGGCCAATGGGGGAGAGGTGAGTTTTACTATGACTCTATGAGAGAGTTTGACCACACTCAGGGAGTACTGAGGTGAGATTCTTATGCACACCTGCTGTTAGACAATCTTCTTACATTGTGTCGTCGAGTGGGTTCCACGCTATGTTGTCAATCTTAGTTCCCGGCTTGTCCCAGCCAGCCCCAAAATTGGGATAGCAGGATCCCGGAAAGTGGGATGGCCGGGATAGTGAATTTTTGTCAATCTTTTGTATAATTTATAccacatatatatacatactaAAAATCAATGATAAATATTACTTGAAATTCATCTTATATGCATACTTTCATTGTATCAATTTAGCAAACTAGCAATTAAAGGCATAGGTCTTGAACAAAAAGTCATACAACTAAACACCATCAAAAGCAAGCTGAATTTGAATTCCTAGCTTCATAAGAAATCATCAATCAATTGAACAAAACATGGAAGAGATAAAACAGAAAAGAGGAAAGGAAATAAATGAAAACAGaacagaggagaggagaggaaataAGAAAACAGAACAAAGGAGAAGAGATAAAACATGACAGAGGAGAACCTACCTTACAAGAAGCTCGCTGGAGTCCCCCGGTGGTCGCCTGGTGCTTCAAAGAGCTGGTGCGATGGGAGGGAAAGGGTCGAGTTTAGGGTTTTTTTCGTTTGGAAAACCCAGAAGTAGCCTTAAAATATAACCCCCAACGTTCAAATATTGTGGGTGTTTTAGGAAAACGGGGGGAATCACTGTCGCGCGGGATAGGCTGTGATTTTGGCCGCCACAGCTGTCTGGTCTGGTCTGGGAAATTTTATCCTAGGGCATGGCTGGGCTGGGAACTCAGGATCCCGCCAGAATTGACAACCTTGGTTCCACGTCAACTATGTGGGTTTCGTTGAAATCCTAAGTGAGTGTAAAAGAGGTGGTAATCTGTTAGTATATTAACTTATAAGGTGTGTGTATTTTCCTTATGCACGTGCTCTTAGTAATATGAAAAGGACAGAACTTCCTATGAACAAGTCTGACCACTCTTAGTGAGGATAGTTTGGAAATGAAAGGCCAATAAGCTCAAAATGTCTTCGCGACATATTCGGGGCATGTAGGCCCACTTTATTATAAATCTTGGTATGTAAATCATGAACTTTTCTCTCAAAAACATCTTAGTTTCAGGTTATTCAAGCACATATATCACGACCCAAAATCATATGTCCTAACCAACGCACAAAACACCCTAGTCTTGCAAGTATGTTTCTCACAAAGTCATTTTTCCAACAATTTTCCTTAATAAACATGTTGTCAAAACTTTATGAAGTTTGGCAGAGTATCCTATGTTTTATCGACATATTCAAAATAACAAAACCTACGAAGTAGGATTCACCATAACCaaaattcaaagaaaatataaacTCCATATTCAACTCCCAAGTGCAAAAACTCTTAcaataaaacataaaataacaGGTCATCATAAATTCATCTAAGACTTTCTATTGATGCAGAATAACCAGAATCCAGTATGAGGACATGTTGCAAACCCAAGCTCCAGGCCCAGGTTTGGCAACGTCTATGCTAGGAGGCCCAAGCCACAGCTGGAGGCCAACATTCTAGAAGCTTAGGATCCCAAAATAACCACCACCTGGTGAGGTGGCAGATTCTCAATGATAAGGAGGGGACCAGTACTATT is a window of Lotus japonicus ecotype B-129 chromosome 5, LjGifu_v1.2 DNA encoding:
- the LOC130720840 gene encoding fructose-1,6-bisphosphatase, cytosolic-like, coding for MDHSEEAHRTDLMTITRFVLNEQSKHPESRGDFSILLSHIVLGCKFVCSAVSKAGLAKLIGLAGETNVQGEEQKKLDVLSNEVFIKALVSSGRTSILVSEEDEEATFVEASKRGKYCVVFDPLDGSSNIDCGVSIGTIFGIYMVKDQEPTIGDVLQPGKNMLAAGYCMYGSSCTLVISTGSGVNGFTLDPSLGEFILTHPDIKIPKKGKIYSVNEGNAKNWDGPTAKYVEKCKYPTDGSSPKSLRYIGSMVADVHRTLLYGGVFLYPADKKSPNGKLRVLYEVFPMSFLLEQAGGQSITGKQRALDLVPTKLHERSPIFLGSYDDVEEIKALYAAEEEKK